The Coffea eugenioides isolate CCC68of chromosome 8, Ceug_1.0, whole genome shotgun sequence genome has a segment encoding these proteins:
- the LOC113780639 gene encoding uncharacterized protein LOC113780639 — MYYQGECRTSFESLAFVKGYTHWAAHGEFVYSSAPKPISHDISHGVRDELDDMHGLVHDALGIPEQDHTRIDGTEYKSQLPNVEAEKFYNLIDNSNKELYSGCKRFSKLSFMIRLLHLKCLGKLSNKIFDMLLDLLKETFPDAMDGLPKSYYEAEKLMKELGLGYDKYDACPNDCTLYWGVDARRKHCETCKEPRWVKSENDSTGEGRKIPHKVLWHFPLKHRLQRLFMSSKIAGHMRWHTEGRTKDGNMRHPADSPSWQTFDFHHPEFSQDSRNVRLGLASDGFNPFKNMSSTHSTWPVILMPYNLPPWMCMKQPNFILSLLIPSPFAPGNNIDIYLKPLIAELKELWDVGVNTYDASRKENFQLRAALLWTISDFPGYAILSGWSTKGKLACPVCHKYTCSQHLQNWGKYCYMGHRRYLEMNHPFRKVAKSFNGAVEYGKPPGRLMGSTILDELAGYSIKLGKKVSDNPELPFNWKKLSIFFDLPYWKDNMIRHNLDVMHIEKNICEIIMATLLNLEKTKDNKKSRLDLRDMGIRS, encoded by the coding sequence ATGTATTATCAGGGAGAATGCAGAACTTCATTTGAAAGTTTAGCTTTTGTTAAAGGATACACCCATTGGGCAGCTCATGGAGAATTTGTTTACTCTAGTGCACCAAAACCTATTTCCCATGATATCTCACATGGGGTACGGGATGAACTTGATGACATGCATGGTTTGGTTCATGATGCATTGGGAATTCCTGAACAAGATCATACAAGGATAGATGGAACTGAATACAAAAGCCAATTGCCCAATGTAGAAGCTGAAAAGTTTTACAATCTAATTGATAATTCTAACAAAGAGCTTTACTCTGGATGTAAAAGATTCTCAAAACTTTCATTTATGATTCGGTTGCTTCACCTCAAATGCCTTGGTAAACTCAGCAACAAAATTTTTGATATGTTACTTGATTTGTTGAAAGAAACCTTTCCGGATGCGATGGATGGTTTGCCTAAGTCTTATTATGAAGCTGAAAAGTTAATGAAGGAATTAGGACTTGGGTATGATAAATATGATGCATGTCCGAATGACTGCACTTTGTATTGGGGGGTAGATGCAAGAAGAAAGCATTGTGAAACATGTAAAGAACCCAGATGGGTTAAATCTGAAAATGATTCGACTGGTGAGGGAAGAAAAATACCGCATAAGGTTTTGTGGCATTTTCCCCTAAAACATAGGTTACAACGCCTGTTTATGTCCTCCAAAATTGCAGGCCATATGAGATGGCATACAGAGGGTCGTACTAAGGATGGTAACATGAGGCACCCTGCTGATTCTCCATCTTGGCAAACATTTGACTTTCATCATCCAGAATTTTCTCAAGATTCTCGTAATGTGAGGTTGGGCCTAGCATCAGATGGATTTAATCCATTCAAAAATATGAGTTCAACTCATAGCACTTGGCCGGTAATATTGATGCCATATAATTTGCCGCCATGGATGTGTATGAAACAACCGAACTTTATATTGTCATTGTTGATACCCAGTCCATTTGCACCAGGAAATAATATTGATATATATTTAAAACCTCTCATAGCAGAATTAAAGGAATTGTGGGATGTTGGAGTGAATACATATGAtgcatcaagaaaagaaaactttcaACTTCGTGCAGCACTTTTATGGACCATTAGTGACTTTCCAGGTTATGCAATCCTCTCTGGATGGAGCACTAAAGGAAAACTTGCATGTCCTGTATGTCATAAATACACATGTTCACAGCATCTGCAAAATTGGGGAAAATATTGCTATATGGGGCATCGGAGGTACTTGGAAATGAATCATCCATTTCGCAAAGTTGCTAAATCTTTCAATGGAGCTGTAGAGTATGGAAAACCACCAGGAAGGTTAATGGGGTCTACAATTTTAGATGAGTTAGCTGGTTATAGTATTAAACTTGGGAAGAAAGTTAGTGACAATCCAGAATTGCcatttaattggaaaaaattaaGTATTTTCTTTGATTTGCCCTACTGGAAAGACAATATGATACGCCATAATCTTGACGTTATGCACATTGAGAAGAACATTTGTGAGATCATTATGGCTACATTATTGAATCTGGAAAAAACCAAAGATAATAAAAAATCACGTCTTGACCTTCGTGATATGGGTATAAGATCATAA